Proteins encoded together in one Deinococcus sp. Marseille-Q6407 window:
- the ftsH gene encoding ATP-dependent zinc metalloprotease FtsH: MQPRPVRPVSARRLARPWPALALSGLLAATALTGCARTGSDTAASASRQTPTTQTFAEQAAQATGTAAAASAAQSRGALLPYTSEQFMKDLRAGRVTSVALNSSGNATVFVQNRPGPEAVALPPDGDTLALLREADIPVRVSSSRSPFAWIGQILPVAITLLILLVMWRTIRNQQAGGAANAFGKSKVTAIAPEKVGVTFADVAGCDEAKQDLQEVVDFLRQPEKYRSLGARIPHGLLLVGPPGSGKTLLAKAVAGEAGVPYFAISGSDFVEMFVGVGAARVRDLFEQARKAAPCIIFMDEIDAVGRKRGVGMQGGNDEREQTLNQLLVEMDGFRGEVAEEGQDIIILAATNRPDVLDAALLRPGRFDRQVVVDAPDAAGRERILRIHSRTKPLDPGVDLALIARRTAGMVGADLENLLNEAALLAARSGRGRILMSDIDEARDRVLMGPERRSLVIQEADRRITAYHEVGHALAAQLLPHANRVAKLTVVPRGRAAGYMMPDAQDTLHVTEAALQDMLTVALAGRAAEEVVFDEVTAGAQNDFQQATGLARRMVTEWGMGPRTGKVAWAGEAPGYLGGGSPLLPMSQATARTIDAEVHDLVTQAHTQAVALVREYLPQVHRTVDVLLRRETLSGEEFSTLLAGGQLEDAPAAGPEAAGRPLPPAPA, from the coding sequence ATGCAACCGCGTCCAGTCCGGCCTGTTTCTGCTCGGCGCCTGGCCCGGCCCTGGCCGGCGCTGGCCCTGTCTGGCCTGCTGGCAGCCACGGCCCTGACCGGCTGCGCCCGGACCGGGAGCGATACTGCGGCCTCAGCCTCCAGGCAGACACCGACCACCCAGACCTTTGCAGAGCAGGCCGCTCAGGCCACCGGCACTGCCGCTGCCGCTTCGGCCGCCCAGAGCCGGGGCGCCCTGCTGCCCTATACCTCCGAGCAATTCATGAAGGACCTGCGGGCCGGGCGGGTCACCTCGGTGGCGCTGAACAGTTCAGGCAATGCCACCGTGTTTGTGCAGAACCGGCCCGGCCCCGAAGCCGTGGCGCTGCCGCCGGACGGCGATACCCTGGCCCTGCTGCGGGAAGCGGATATCCCGGTGAGGGTCAGTTCCTCGCGCTCGCCGTTTGCCTGGATCGGCCAGATTCTGCCGGTCGCCATCACCCTGCTGATTTTGCTGGTGATGTGGCGGACCATCCGCAACCAGCAGGCCGGCGGCGCTGCCAACGCCTTCGGCAAAAGCAAGGTGACGGCCATCGCCCCCGAGAAAGTGGGCGTGACCTTTGCAGATGTGGCCGGCTGTGACGAGGCCAAGCAGGACCTGCAGGAAGTCGTCGATTTCCTGCGCCAGCCTGAGAAATACCGCTCACTGGGCGCCCGTATTCCCCACGGTCTGCTGCTGGTCGGCCCGCCCGGCTCGGGCAAAACCCTACTGGCCAAAGCGGTCGCCGGCGAAGCCGGCGTCCCCTACTTCGCCATCTCCGGCTCCGACTTCGTAGAGATGTTCGTGGGCGTCGGGGCGGCCCGGGTGCGTGACCTCTTCGAACAGGCCCGCAAGGCCGCTCCCTGCATCATCTTTATGGACGAAATCGACGCGGTCGGCCGCAAACGAGGTGTAGGGATGCAGGGCGGCAACGACGAACGCGAGCAGACTCTCAACCAGTTGCTGGTGGAGATGGACGGTTTCCGGGGCGAGGTGGCCGAGGAAGGCCAGGACATCATCATTCTGGCTGCCACCAACCGGCCCGATGTGCTGGACGCAGCCTTGCTGCGTCCGGGACGCTTTGACCGGCAGGTGGTGGTGGATGCACCGGACGCCGCGGGCAGGGAGCGAATCCTGCGGATTCACTCCCGCACCAAACCGCTGGACCCCGGCGTGGACCTGGCCCTGATCGCCCGGCGCACGGCAGGCATGGTAGGTGCCGACCTGGAAAACCTCCTGAATGAAGCGGCCTTGCTGGCGGCCCGGAGTGGAAGGGGCCGGATTCTGATGTCGGACATTGACGAGGCGCGCGACCGGGTCTTGATGGGCCCCGAGCGGCGCAGCCTGGTGATTCAGGAAGCCGACCGCCGGATCACCGCTTACCACGAGGTGGGCCACGCCTTAGCCGCTCAGCTGCTGCCGCATGCCAACCGGGTTGCCAAACTGACGGTGGTGCCGCGTGGCCGCGCTGCCGGATACATGATGCCGGACGCCCAGGACACCCTGCATGTGACCGAGGCGGCTCTGCAGGACATGCTGACCGTGGCCCTGGCCGGCCGCGCCGCCGAGGAAGTGGTGTTCGACGAGGTCACTGCCGGCGCCCAGAACGATTTCCAGCAGGCGACCGGGCTGGCCCGCCGGATGGTGACCGAGTGGGGCATGGGTCCGCGCACCGGCAAGGTGGCCTGGGCAGGTGAGGCGCCCGGCTACCTGGGTGGAGGCTCCCCATTGCTGCCGATGAGTCAGGCCACCGCGCGCACCATTGACGCCGAGGTTCATGACCTGGTCACCCAGGCACATACGCAGGCCGTCGCCCTGGTCCGCGAATATCTGCCGCAGGTTCACCGGACCGTGGATGTGCTGCTGCGCCGCGAGACCCTCAGCGGTGAGGAATTCTCGACCCTACTGGCCGGCGGGCAGCTGGAAGATGCACCTGCCGCCGGGCCAGAAGCAGCGGGCCGGCCGCTGCCCCCGGCGCCGGCCTAA
- a CDS encoding DUF4384 domain-containing protein gives MSKHILLAVALGLGAGLSACTVQTERPNLGLNASQRNLIVGLVPDRGEGASYRQGDEVRLRVSVREPGYLTLIARQPDGSAQVLVRGAYVERGTTIFPRAGDRVTYNVHAPNGLQQVRAIFTRVQPSGQPAVSGNYDQARWNGVGYQDLPPLQAADRDVQETYFYIVR, from the coding sequence ATGTCCAAGCACATTCTTCTGGCGGTGGCGCTCGGTCTGGGTGCCGGACTCAGCGCCTGCACGGTGCAGACCGAGCGGCCCAATCTGGGCCTGAACGCTTCGCAGCGCAACCTGATCGTGGGGCTGGTCCCCGACCGCGGTGAGGGCGCCAGCTACCGGCAGGGCGACGAGGTGCGGCTGCGGGTCAGCGTGCGGGAGCCCGGCTACCTCACCCTGATTGCCCGGCAGCCGGACGGCAGCGCCCAGGTGCTGGTGCGCGGCGCCTACGTCGAGCGCGGCACCACCATTTTCCCGCGTGCCGGCGACCGGGTCACCTATAACGTGCACGCCCCGAACGGTCTGCAACAGGTGCGGGCTATTTTCACGCGGGTGCAGCCTTCCGGTCAGCCGGCGGTGTCCGGCAACTACGATCAGGCCCGCTGGAACGGTGTGGGTTATCAGGACCTGCCTCCCTTGCAGGCGGCCGACCGCGACGTGCAGGAAACCTACTTCTATATCGTTCGCTAA
- a CDS encoding nucleotide pyrophosphohydrolase, with translation MTELQTGSAASLTFEAARQRVDTFISQFEEGYFPPLLMQARLSEEVGEIARVIAHQNGKTPKPGEEEGDLEMELADLLFVMICLANERGLSLERGFERMMSKVERRDAGRWTRKASTEAES, from the coding sequence ATGACAGAACTTCAGACCGGCTCCGCCGCCTCACTCACCTTCGAGGCTGCCCGTCAGCGGGTGGACACTTTTATCTCGCAGTTTGAAGAAGGGTATTTTCCGCCGCTGTTGATGCAGGCCCGCCTGAGCGAGGAAGTCGGCGAGATTGCGCGGGTGATTGCCCATCAGAACGGCAAGACCCCCAAACCCGGCGAGGAAGAGGGCGACCTGGAAATGGAGCTGGCCGACCTGCTGTTCGTGATGATTTGTCTGGCGAACGAGCGGGGCCTCAGCCTGGAACGTGGCTTTGAGCGGATGATGAGCAAGGTGGAGCGCCGCGACGCCGGCCGCTGGACCCGCAAGGCGTCAACCGAAGCGGAAAGCTGA
- the tsaB gene encoding tRNA (adenosine(37)-N6)-threonylcarbamoyltransferase complex dimerization subunit type 1 TsaB, translated as MITLALDTSTPYLTLALQWPGGALEQAERIERAHAERLPDGVRTLFREAGLDFHADRLVIGTGPGSYTGVRIGASYALALARVWQAELLGVPTLTALLSEQSGLQAPALDARKDNVYGALYQVTAGRVSEVQAPAKATQADFAALAEAQGAELRLDVPPSGLSLLRAAESLGQPEPQLHLSYL; from the coding sequence GTGATCACTCTGGCGCTGGACACGTCGACCCCTTACCTCACCCTGGCCCTGCAGTGGCCGGGCGGCGCCCTGGAGCAAGCCGAGCGCATTGAACGCGCCCACGCCGAGCGCCTGCCGGACGGGGTGCGCACGCTGTTCAGGGAAGCGGGGCTGGATTTTCACGCCGACCGTCTGGTGATTGGCACCGGGCCCGGCTCCTACACCGGCGTGCGTATTGGGGCCAGTTATGCGCTGGCACTGGCACGGGTCTGGCAGGCGGAGCTGCTGGGCGTGCCCACCCTGACAGCCCTGCTGAGCGAGCAGAGCGGACTGCAGGCTCCCGCGCTGGATGCCCGAAAGGACAACGTGTATGGCGCGCTCTATCAGGTCACGGCCGGCAGGGTGAGCGAGGTGCAAGCCCCTGCCAAGGCGACCCAGGCTGACTTTGCCGCCTTGGCAGAGGCACAGGGCGCCGAGCTGCGCCTGGACGTGCCGCCCAGCGGTCTGAGCCTGCTGCGGGCCGCCGAGAGCCTGGGCCAGCCGGAGCCGCAGCTTCACCTCAGCTATCTCTAG
- a CDS encoding citrate/2-methylcitrate synthase, whose translation MTQNQEIAKGLEGVKFTESKLTFINGQEGILTHLGIPIQEWAEKSTFEELSLALLLGRLPGAQELAEFDAELKANREIPQQLRDVIRGLPQGSVPMQALRTAVSYLGLLDDQSEDITPEGRRAISVRLIAQMSTIIAAIQRTQSGKDIVAPRADLTHAGNFLYMLNGTEPTTEQARLFDIALILHADHGMNASTFTAIATSSTLSDMYSAITSAIGALKGPLHGGANEQVMVMLDEVGSPEKAADYINKKLDNKEKIMGVGHRVYRNFDPRSRVLRDYAALVADKEGKSNYYQILEEIEKTVVDRLGDRGIYPNVDFYSGTVYTDLGIEKKYFTPIFALARISGWCASVIEYAADNRLLRPSSVYTGASNEHYVALQDRQ comes from the coding sequence ATGACCCAAAATCAAGAGATTGCCAAAGGGCTCGAAGGAGTCAAGTTCACTGAGAGTAAGCTGACCTTCATCAACGGTCAGGAAGGCATTCTGACCCACCTGGGTATTCCGATTCAGGAATGGGCCGAGAAGAGCACCTTCGAGGAACTGAGCCTGGCGCTGCTGCTGGGCCGCCTGCCGGGCGCGCAGGAACTGGCCGAGTTCGACGCCGAACTGAAGGCCAACCGTGAAATTCCCCAGCAGCTGCGGGACGTGATCCGCGGCCTGCCACAGGGTTCGGTGCCCATGCAGGCGCTGCGCACCGCCGTGTCCTACCTGGGCCTGCTGGACGACCAGTCCGAGGACATCACCCCCGAAGGCCGCCGCGCCATCTCGGTGCGCCTGATTGCCCAGATGTCCACCATCATCGCCGCGATTCAGCGCACCCAGAGCGGCAAGGACATCGTGGCTCCCCGCGCTGACCTGACACACGCCGGCAACTTCCTGTACATGCTGAACGGCACCGAACCCACCACCGAGCAGGCCCGTCTGTTCGATATTGCCCTGATTCTGCACGCCGACCACGGCATGAACGCCAGCACCTTTACCGCTATTGCCACCTCCAGCACCCTGAGCGACATGTACTCGGCCATCACCAGCGCCATCGGCGCCCTGAAGGGCCCGCTGCATGGCGGCGCCAACGAGCAGGTCATGGTAATGCTGGACGAAGTGGGCAGCCCCGAAAAGGCCGCCGACTACATCAACAAGAAGCTGGACAACAAGGAAAAGATCATGGGCGTGGGTCACCGCGTGTACCGCAACTTCGACCCCCGTTCCCGCGTGCTGCGTGATTACGCCGCACTGGTGGCCGACAAGGAAGGTAAGAGCAACTACTACCAGATTCTCGAGGAAATCGAGAAGACCGTGGTGGACCGCCTGGGCGACCGCGGCATTTACCCCAACGTGGACTTCTACTCCGGCACCGTCTATACCGACCTGGGTATCGAGAAGAAGTACTTCACCCCGATCTTTGCGCTGGCCCGCATCAGCGGCTGGTGCGCCTCGGTGATTGAGTACGCTGCCGACAACCGTCTGCTGCGCCCCAGCTCGGTCTACACCGGTGCGTCCAACGAACACTACGTGGCCCTGCAGGACCGCCAGTAA
- a CDS encoding metallophosphoesterase family protein, protein MRALILSDTHGLLRPEVLTLLPQAELIIHAGDVGSPDVLAALQAAAGGPLHVVRGNVDRQPPLSDLPATELLEAGGRSLYLLHNLDDLDLAPRAAGIDAVIFGHSHRLEQRREDGVLYLNPGSVGPRRFSLPVACAWLDLSDLGVEPVRLG, encoded by the coding sequence ATGCGTGCCCTGATTCTTTCCGATACCCACGGTCTGCTGCGCCCTGAAGTGCTGACGCTGCTGCCCCAGGCAGAGCTGATTATTCATGCCGGCGATGTGGGCAGCCCCGACGTACTTGCTGCTCTTCAGGCGGCAGCCGGCGGGCCGCTGCACGTGGTACGCGGCAATGTGGACCGGCAGCCGCCCCTCAGCGACCTGCCGGCCACCGAGTTGCTGGAGGCCGGTGGGCGGTCACTCTACCTGCTGCACAACCTGGACGACCTGGACCTGGCTCCCCGGGCGGCCGGCATAGATGCGGTCATCTTCGGGCACTCGCACCGCCTCGAGCAGCGCCGCGAGGACGGCGTGCTGTACCTGAACCCCGGCTCGGTCGGGCCACGGCGGTTCAGCCTGCCGGTGGCCTGCGCCTGGCTGGACCTGAGTGACCTCGGCGTGGAGCCGGTCCGGCTGGGCTGA
- a CDS encoding PQQ-binding-like beta-propeller repeat protein: MSLAPVAQAQQVPRWTASIEALSAAASAGQDAVVLSNQRQLYRLNAAGQVQWKAALGDIGRAFPVVRPDGSLLAAAYDDRLYAFSAAGQPLWNVRLDGDIFASPALLPDGSAVVATAGGSLYRIGADGAVLWRQSLGAPSFSSPAVSADGRIYLGSQSGSVFAFDLSGQRLWTFQAGRSVFSSPALDAQGNLYFGSADRFLYSLTLRGELRWKQPLSGFVNASPTVTAGGQVVVGSFGGELNAYALDGTLAWSYPAGAPITASATELWNGDLLVGDLSGVLHRVSAGGREVSREDLGERIDTPVTVTDGGTWLVVVDGQLRAYAGGWPQAAGPWSSFRATPQGWGRALNGEEQSAVLAQRRANAAPLEAVAQAQAPAASVTTTPVTATRPPAEPQPSVPSSPAPAPAQPSAQPSEVATAPAAGAPAATIPAATAAHPLVTDGQPRLIGGRVHLPLPALAAAYGLELLPPAAAQPGQSGAAVTAELRQGQGEGRWTVPAVLVDGVPYASIGNLDRQPGARVGTSAQGLQVQWAGQTREWPLNWVGLYANPLPRP, from the coding sequence GTGAGTTTGGCCCCGGTCGCCCAGGCGCAGCAGGTACCCCGCTGGACCGCCAGCATTGAAGCCCTCTCAGCGGCAGCCAGCGCTGGGCAGGACGCCGTGGTGCTGAGTAACCAGCGGCAACTCTACCGCCTGAATGCGGCCGGACAGGTGCAGTGGAAAGCCGCGTTGGGCGACATCGGCCGGGCTTTCCCGGTGGTGCGTCCGGACGGGTCGCTGCTGGCCGCAGCTTATGACGACCGACTGTATGCCTTCAGTGCAGCCGGTCAGCCGCTGTGGAATGTTCGGCTGGACGGCGACATTTTTGCCAGCCCGGCGCTGCTGCCCGATGGCTCGGCGGTGGTGGCGACGGCCGGCGGCAGCCTGTACCGCATCGGCGCTGACGGCGCGGTACTGTGGCGCCAGTCGCTGGGGGCACCCAGCTTTTCCAGCCCAGCGGTGTCGGCAGATGGCCGGATCTATCTGGGGTCGCAGTCCGGCAGTGTCTTCGCTTTCGACCTGTCGGGCCAGCGCCTCTGGACTTTTCAGGCGGGGCGCTCGGTCTTCAGTTCGCCGGCGCTGGATGCCCAGGGCAACCTCTACTTCGGGTCGGCAGACCGCTTTCTCTACTCGCTGACGCTTAGGGGAGAACTGCGCTGGAAGCAGCCGCTGAGCGGGTTCGTGAATGCCAGCCCCACTGTCACGGCCGGCGGGCAGGTGGTGGTGGGCAGTTTCGGGGGAGAGCTGAACGCCTACGCCCTGGACGGCACTCTGGCCTGGTCGTATCCGGCCGGCGCACCCATCACCGCCTCGGCCACCGAGCTGTGGAACGGTGACCTGCTGGTGGGCGACTTGAGCGGCGTGCTACACCGGGTGTCGGCCGGCGGCCGCGAGGTCAGCCGGGAGGACCTGGGCGAGCGGATTGACACCCCGGTGACGGTGACCGACGGTGGCACCTGGCTGGTGGTCGTGGACGGGCAACTGCGGGCTTACGCAGGCGGCTGGCCGCAGGCAGCGGGCCCCTGGTCTTCTTTCCGCGCCACCCCACAGGGCTGGGGCCGGGCGCTGAATGGAGAAGAGCAGAGCGCCGTGCTGGCCCAGCGCCGGGCGAATGCTGCTCCCCTGGAAGCAGTTGCTCAGGCTCAGGCTCCGGCTGCCTCGGTGACGACGACTCCAGTGACGGCCACCCGGCCGCCGGCTGAGCCGCAGCCGTCTGTACCTTCTTCGCCTGCGCCGGCCCCCGCGCAGCCATCTGCACAGCCGTCTGAAGTGGCGACTGCCCCGGCTGCTGGAGCGCCTGCAGCCACCATCCCCGCAGCCACGGCAGCTCACCCGTTGGTTACGGACGGCCAGCCACGCCTGATCGGCGGCCGGGTGCATTTGCCGCTGCCGGCGCTGGCTGCAGCCTACGGTCTGGAGTTGCTGCCTCCTGCCGCTGCCCAGCCGGGGCAATCCGGCGCAGCAGTTACCGCAGAGTTGCGCCAGGGTCAGGGCGAAGGGCGCTGGACCGTACCTGCCGTGCTGGTGGATGGGGTGCCATATGCCAGCATCGGGAACCTGGACCGGCAGCCCGGCGCCCGGGTAGGCACCTCGGCGCAGGGACTGCAGGTGCAGTGGGCCGGCCAGACCCGCGAGTGGCCGCTGAACTGGGTGGGGCTGTATGCCAACCCGCTGCCCCGGCCCTGA
- the guaB gene encoding IMP dehydrogenase — MTEEPMQPSAYDPADQDSRFQYKFGREGITFDDVLLTPRHSQVLPSEVNIQTQLTRRIRLNIPFISAAMDTVTETQMAVALAREGGIGVIHKNMSVEAQAEMVRKVKRSESGMIVDPITLPSTATVGEADRLMGEYKISGVPITDAQGHLQGIITNRDMRFVDDLSTPVYDVMTKEDLVTVPVGTTLEQARDIFKSHRIEKLLVTDGDGHLRGLITIKDLAKRMKYPNAAKDELGRLRVAAAIGVSKDLMERAGALVAAGADVLVLDSAHGHSQGILRALEQVKEQFDVDVIGGNVATREGARDLILAGADAVKVGIGPGSICTTRVVTGVGVPQITAIFEASAAAMEAGVPVIADGGIKQTGDVPKAIAAGASAVMMGSALAGTDEAPGEMVLRDGRRYKSYRGMGSLGAMSDGSSDRYFQSGTRKFVPEGIEGIVAYRGTAGEVLYQFAGGLKSSMGYCGAPDLAALQREAQFTRITGASLVESHPHGVTITKEAPNYGGSR, encoded by the coding sequence ATGACCGAGGAGCCCATGCAGCCGTCCGCCTATGACCCCGCCGACCAAGATTCCCGCTTCCAGTACAAATTTGGCCGTGAGGGCATTACTTTTGACGATGTGCTGCTGACGCCCCGCCACTCGCAGGTGCTGCCCAGCGAGGTGAATATTCAGACCCAGCTGACCCGGCGCATCCGGCTGAACATTCCCTTTATTTCTGCGGCGATGGACACCGTCACCGAAACCCAGATGGCCGTGGCGCTGGCCCGCGAAGGCGGCATCGGCGTGATTCACAAGAATATGTCGGTGGAAGCCCAGGCCGAGATGGTCCGCAAGGTCAAGCGCTCGGAAAGCGGCATGATCGTGGATCCCATCACCCTGCCCAGCACCGCCACGGTGGGCGAGGCCGACCGGCTGATGGGCGAGTATAAGATCAGCGGGGTGCCGATTACCGACGCTCAGGGCCACCTGCAGGGCATCATCACCAACCGCGATATGCGCTTTGTGGACGACCTGAGCACTCCGGTGTACGACGTGATGACCAAGGAAGACCTGGTCACCGTGCCGGTGGGCACCACGCTGGAGCAGGCACGCGACATCTTCAAGAGCCACCGCATCGAAAAGCTGCTGGTCACCGATGGGGATGGCCATCTGCGCGGCCTGATCACCATCAAGGACCTCGCCAAGCGCATGAAGTACCCCAACGCCGCCAAGGACGAGCTGGGCCGGCTGCGGGTGGCGGCCGCCATCGGCGTGTCGAAGGATCTGATGGAGCGGGCCGGTGCCCTGGTGGCCGCCGGCGCCGACGTGCTGGTGCTGGACAGCGCCCACGGGCACTCGCAGGGCATCCTGAGGGCGCTGGAGCAGGTTAAGGAGCAGTTCGACGTGGACGTGATTGGCGGGAACGTGGCCACCCGCGAGGGTGCCCGCGACCTGATCCTGGCCGGCGCCGACGCTGTGAAGGTGGGCATCGGCCCGGGCAGCATCTGCACCACTCGGGTGGTGACGGGGGTGGGCGTGCCCCAGATCACGGCCATCTTTGAAGCCAGCGCCGCAGCGATGGAAGCGGGCGTGCCGGTGATTGCCGACGGCGGCATCAAGCAGACCGGTGACGTGCCCAAGGCGATTGCGGCGGGCGCGAGTGCCGTGATGATGGGCTCGGCCCTGGCCGGCACCGACGAGGCCCCCGGCGAGATGGTGCTGCGCGATGGCCGGCGCTACAAGTCCTACCGCGGCATGGGATCGCTGGGCGCCATGAGCGACGGCAGCTCCGACCGCTATTTCCAGAGTGGCACCCGCAAGTTCGTGCCTGAAGGCATCGAAGGTATCGTGGCCTACCGCGGCACGGCCGGCGAGGTGCTGTACCAGTTCGCCGGCGGCCTGAAGTCCAGCATGGGCTACTGCGGCGCGCCCGACCTGGCGGCCCTGCAGCGCGAAGCGCAGTTTACCCGCATTACCGGCGCCAGCCTGGTGGAAAGCCACCCTCACGGCGTGACCATCACCAAGGAAGCGCCCAACTACGGCGGGAGCCGCTGA
- a CDS encoding site-2 protease family protein, with protein MLNLLRTDPVAFVITALALMMALAFHEFAHAWTADRFGDPTPRSQGRVTLNPLAHLDPFGTLLLIVADFGYAKPVMVNMNRLGRWQNFWVAAAGPLSNVLLAVIAGLVMRFLPHELLFGAGYQSLTTLGQVLLTFFILNLSLAVFNLLPIPMLDGSRILSGLVPPLGRALQEFERSPYSFFAVMAFILLFRGPLGQFLGLVRQWALGLVFA; from the coding sequence ATGCTGAACCTGCTGCGGACCGACCCGGTCGCCTTTGTCATCACGGCCCTGGCGCTGATGATGGCGCTGGCCTTTCATGAGTTCGCCCATGCCTGGACGGCAGACCGTTTCGGTGACCCCACGCCGCGTTCGCAGGGCCGGGTGACCCTCAATCCGCTGGCGCACCTTGACCCTTTCGGCACCCTGCTGCTGATTGTGGCGGACTTCGGCTATGCCAAGCCGGTGATGGTGAATATGAACCGGCTGGGCCGCTGGCAGAACTTCTGGGTGGCGGCCGCCGGGCCCCTCAGCAACGTTTTGCTGGCGGTCATAGCCGGACTGGTAATGCGGTTTTTGCCGCATGAGCTGCTGTTTGGCGCCGGTTATCAGAGCCTGACCACCCTCGGGCAGGTGCTGCTGACCTTTTTTATCCTGAACCTCAGCCTGGCCGTGTTTAACCTGCTGCCAATTCCGATGCTGGACGGCAGCCGGATTCTGTCGGGACTGGTGCCGCCGCTGGGCCGCGCCCTGCAGGAATTCGAGCGCAGCCCCTACAGCTTTTTTGCGGTGATGGCTTTTATCCTGCTGTTCCGGGGACCGCTGGGCCAGTTTCTGGGCCTGGTGCGGCAGTGGGCGCTGGGTCTGGTCTTTGCCTAG
- a CDS encoding CCA tRNA nucleotidyltransferase, which produces MATNRQHQQEKDAAGPQVWAALSPADRAFLQALHADAAGAGELALVGGAVRDALLGVPNASPDLDIVLDTSGGLSVGELARRYSARSSLPHTYHPQFDNATLTLPDGRHADLIRARRERYPVPGQRPEVAAGTLLDDLWRRDFGLNALALRPGDPPALLDPAGGLDDLQARTLRPLHARSLHEDASRLVRAARLAGRLDLRAHPELLRQVPDALALANTTPRLWAELGLLLHEAHPARAARQLADWGAGDLLPGGLLPLWERLENTPGAAADLYAAALLHRAAQPARWAERLGLGHGPERLLARALSAAPFPAGSPERTLRRVLQPERPDYEPLQGRDLLAAGWAAGPALGQALAELRRQREAGAVSSQAEEWATLREWQARPGGSRSS; this is translated from the coding sequence ATGGCGACAAACAGGCAGCACCAGCAGGAGAAGGATGCAGCCGGGCCACAGGTTTGGGCTGCCCTCTCTCCCGCTGACCGGGCGTTCCTGCAGGCTCTACATGCCGACGCGGCTGGCGCGGGTGAGCTGGCCCTGGTGGGCGGTGCTGTCCGCGACGCACTGCTGGGTGTACCGAACGCCTCGCCGGACCTGGATATCGTGCTGGACACCTCGGGCGGCCTCAGCGTCGGCGAGCTGGCCCGGCGCTACAGCGCCCGCAGCAGCCTGCCGCACACCTATCACCCCCAGTTCGACAACGCCACCCTGACCCTGCCAGACGGCCGCCACGCCGACCTGATCCGGGCGCGGCGCGAGCGTTACCCGGTGCCGGGGCAGCGCCCCGAGGTGGCGGCCGGCACCCTGCTGGACGACCTCTGGCGGCGCGATTTTGGGCTGAATGCGCTGGCGCTGCGCCCCGGCGACCCGCCGGCCCTGCTGGACCCGGCCGGCGGCCTGGACGACCTGCAGGCACGGACCCTGCGCCCCCTGCACGCCCGCTCGCTGCATGAGGATGCCAGCCGGCTGGTGCGGGCCGCGCGGCTCGCCGGCCGTCTGGACCTGCGGGCGCACCCGGAACTGCTCCGGCAGGTGCCCGATGCCCTGGCGCTGGCCAACACCACCCCGCGCCTGTGGGCCGAACTGGGTCTGCTGCTACACGAGGCGCATCCGGCCCGCGCTGCCCGGCAGCTGGCAGACTGGGGCGCGGGCGACCTGCTCCCGGGCGGCCTGCTGCCCCTCTGGGAAAGGCTGGAAAATACGCCCGGCGCGGCAGCTGACCTTTACGCGGCGGCGCTGCTGCACCGCGCCGCGCAGCCGGCCCGCTGGGCTGAGCGCCTGGGCCTGGGTCATGGCCCGGAGCGATTATTGGCCCGCGCCCTTTCGGCAGCACCTTTTCCGGCCGGGTCGCCCGAGCGCACCCTGCGCCGCGTGCTCCAGCCGGAGCGCCCCGATTACGAACCGCTGCAAGGCCGCGACCTGCTGGCCGCCGGCTGGGCCGCCGGGCCGGCGCTGGGGCAGGCGCTGGCCGAACTGCGCCGGCAGCGCGAAGCCGGTGCAGTGAGCAGCCAGGCAGAAGAATGGGCCACCCTGCGCGAGTGGCAGGCACGGCCCGGCGGTTCCCGGAGCAGTTAA